From the Streptomyces sp. Sge12 genome, the window CCCCTCCTGGGAGGCCGACGGCAGCTGCCGGGTGCAGACCCTGCGCCGGATAGGCCTCGAAGTGCCCGAGGGGCCGTACGAGACCGTCGCCGGGCTCGTCGCCGACCTCCTCGGCCGGATCCCCGCCCCCGGGGACCGGGCCGAGCTCCCCGGCTGGAAGCTGTCCGTCCGCCGCGTCGGCCGCAACCGCGCCGAGCGCGTCCGGCTGGTCCGGCTCGCGGCGGTACCCGCGGCCGGTACGTACCGGCCGGCTCCCGGAACCGGCGGCGCGGCCGCGCTCGAACCCGAGCGGGCCGAGCTGGAAGGCGCCGCCCGATGAACGCGCTCCAGCTCCTCTTCGCCCTGCTGCTGGTCCTCGCCAACGGCTTCTTCGTCGGCGCCGAGTTCGCACTCGTCTCCGTACGGCGCAGCCAGATCGAGCCCCTCGCCGCAGAGTCCAAGCGAGCCCGCCAGGTCCTCCACGGCCTGGAGAACCTGCCCCGCATGATGGCCGCGGCGCAGTTCGGCATCACCATCTGCTCGCTCACCCTCGGCGCGGTCGCCGAGCCCACCGTGGCCCGGCTGCTGGAGCCCGTCTTCCACGCCGTCCACGTACCGCAGGGCCTCATCCACCCCCTCGGCTACGCGTTCGCGCTCAGCGCCGTGGTCTTCCTGCACCTGGTGATCGGCGAGATGGTGCCGAAGAATCTGGCCATGGCCGCCCCCGAGAAGACCGCCCTGTGGTTCAGCCCCGGCCTGGTCGCCTTCGCCCGCCTCTGCGGGCCGGTCACCACCGCGCTCGGCGCCTGCGCCAAGCTGGTCCTGAAGCTCTTCAAGGTGGAGCCCAAGGACGAGGTCGAGGCCGTCTACACCTCCGCCCAGCTGGGCCGGCTCCTCAAGGACTCCCGGCAGGCCGGGCTCCTGGAGCCGGTCGAGCAGGAGCGGCTGGAGGACGCACTGGAACTGGGCAGCCGCCCCGTCACCGACGTCCTCCTCGGCCCGGACCGGCTGGTCACGGTCGGCCCGGAGGTGACCCCGCGCCAGATCGAGCAGCTCACCGTGCGGACCGGGTACTCCCGCTTCCCCGTCCGCGCGGAGAGCGGCGCCTTCATGGGCTACCTGCACGTCAAGGACGTACTGGACCTGGAGGACCGGGAGCGGGCCGTGCCCCAGCGGGTCTGGCGCCGGATGACCACCCTGTCGGCGACCCTTCCGCTCGACGACGCCCTCAGCGTGATGCGGCGCGACGCCACCCACCTGGCCCAGGTCGCCGACCAGGGCGGACGGGTCCTGGGCCTGGTCGCCATGGAGGACGTCCTGGAAATGCTGGTCGGCGAAGTCCGCGACCCGTCCCACCGCCCGGCGTTCGCCCGCCTGTAGCCGCCCGGTCGATCCGCCCCCGGCCGCCCGGTTGGACTTCACGGGCAGCGGCACGGAAGACTACGGCGTCGGCCCTACCAGGCCCCGCCCGCTCGACCAGCAGGTCGGCGGGCGGGGCCTGGTGTCGGTTTGCCGGCGCGTCCCGCCGGCCTCGCTCGTCCCGTCGAGCAAGGCCCGACCTGCAACAGAGCGCCGCTTCACGGAAGCGATGTGACATGACGGAGTTAGCACCGAAGTACGTCGTCGCCCCCTCCCCTACGTCGGACGGCGCCAGAGGCGCCTCGTCCGGCGGGACGTCGACAGCCGGCCCGGTCGGCCGCTTCGACCGCTGGACGGAGAAGCGCTGGTTCCTTCCGCTGGGGGAGGCCGTGGCCAGCGTCGCCGTCGCCCTCGGGTTCATACTGCTGTGCACCCGCATCGACGTCGACCCCGTCAGCCGGATCGGCCAGGTCAGCGGCCTCGCCAAGGTCCAGCAGTACGTGGCGCTGATCGGCCTCCCCGTCCTCGCGCTGCTGCTCCTCCTCGCCCACCGGGGCACGCTGCGCCACTACCGGGTCGCGCAGCGGCTGGTGTGCGCGGCCCTCGTGGGCCTGGCCACCGGTATCGTCGCGGGCGGCACGGCCGTCGCCCTGAACGGCACACCGTGGGGCCTCGGCGGCCAGGAGGGCGACCCCGGCGTCCTCATGGGCATGGCCAACGACATGATGCGCCACAAGAGCCTGCCGGGGGTCTACCCCCCGCTGTTCCCCGCTCTGCTCGCGCTCTGGGCCAAGGCATTCCACCACGGCATCGCCGGTGTGGGCCACGCCCTCAAGGACCTGCAGCTGATCCTCAGTGCACTCGTCGGCCCGATGGCCTACCTCGCGTGGCGCATGCTGCTGCGCCCGTTCTGGGCGATGGCGATCGCGGTGCCCGCCTCGCTCGTCTTCCTCGACCCGATCCGCCCGTACAGCCACGGCTCCATGCTCGTCCTGCTGCCGCTGCTCGCGGCCTGCTTCCGTGAGGTCCGCCGTGCCGAGCAGCTCCCGACCCGTTCGCTGGTGCTGCGCGGCCTCGGCTTCGGCACCGCCTTCGGCGTGATGTTCCTCTGGTACTCGGGCTGGTACCTCTGGGCCGCGCCCGGTGCGTTCGTCCTCGGCCTGCTGCTGTTCCCGTGGCGCAGGGGCCGGGTCGCGATCAAGCGTGCGCTGATCCTCCTCGGCACCGTACTGGTCACCGCCGCCGTGATCGGCGCGCCGCTGCTGTACCAGCTGGTCCGAATCGGCGCCACGACGAAGGACCGCTACGCGTACATCAACACCTACCTCGACCCCGCCTACGTGCTGGGCTGGGCGTCCGACCGCACCGGCGAACTGAGTTACCACAACTTCCCCGCGTCGGGCGAGCTGGCCGGCCAGACCGGCTTCGGAATCCTGCTGCTCCTGGGCGTGGGCATCGGCGTGGGCCTCGGCCTGCGCAACCTCCTGGTCCGCACCGCGGGCTTCGTCCTGGCCGGCGCCTGGCTGTTGCGCTTCCACTTCGCCTCCCGGATGGAGCAGACCCAGGCCGTCCAGCTGTACCCGCGCACCACGTGGATCATCTTCTACTGCCTGATCGTCCTGGCCGTCCTCGGCGTGATACTGACGTACGAGCGCGTCTTCGGCTGGATCCGCGGCACGCTGGAGGAGGTCGCTCCGGACCGGGCCGCCCGGATCTCGCCGCGCGTGATGTCCCGGCTGACCGCAGGCCTGATCTGCGCGATCGCGCTCTTCGCCACCATGGGCGGCTCATGGTCGGCCAACCGCTTCATGCCGTCCACCAACCCGGGCGTCGAGGACATGGGCCTGGACGCGCTCCGCGCCCACATGCAGCAGCTCGACAACGGAAAATGCCCCGAGTACTCCCCGTACAAGGGCAAGCAGGCCTGCCGGCCGATCAACATGAAGCTGTCCGCGTACGCCTTCGTGCCGGACCGGCCGCACCTCTGGTGCGCCAACACGGGCACCGCGGAGTACCAGCTCGTCTGCGGCCGCGGCTCGAAGCACTGACGGCGGGGTCCGCCGGGTTCGCCGGCTCCGCGAGGAGGCGGCGGACCGCTACAGGGGCGGCGGATCGGGCCGTTCCTGGGGGCCGCGGCCCGAAAGGACCTCCCCGTACGCCTGCATCAGGTCCGGCAGCCGGAGCGTGGCCAGGTCGTCCCGCGACGGCTCACCCGCGAAGCCGGCCAGCCGCAGGTCCCGGTACGCGCAGCTCTTCTCGTACAGGGTCCGCAAGAACCGGCCGTTGCCGAGCTCGTCGATCCAGCCCTGCTCGACCACGTGCCCGCTGATGCTGCGCAGCTCCTCCAGCGCCTCCTCGTCCCAGTGGTCCCCGTTCGCGTCCGCCAGCACCCCGCCGATCGCCGTCAGTTCCGGCGGCCGGTAGCTGGGGAAGTCCACCCGGGTGGTGAAGCGCGAGGACAGCCCCGGATTGGCGGCGAGCAGCCGGTCCATCCCGGCCGGGTAGCCCGCCAGGATCACCACCAGGTGGTCGCGGTTGTCCTCGGCCCGCTTCAGGAGCACCTGGAGGGCCTCGTCGCCGTACGCGTCGCCCTTGCTGTAGCCCGAGTTGGACAGCGAGTACGCCTCGTCCACGAACAGCACCCCGCCGATCGCCGAATCGATCAGCTCGTTCGCCTTCACCGCGGTCTGCCCGAGGAACTCGCCCACCAGATCGGCCCGCTGGGCCTCCACCAGATGATCACCGCCGAGCAGGCCCAGCGCGTAGAAGACCCGGCCCAGGATCCTGGCGACCGTCGTCTTGCCCGTACCGGAGGGCCCGGAGAACACGAAGTGCCGTTTCGGCGGCTGCACCGGCAGCCCCTGGCCCGCCCTCAGCCGCGCCATGTGCAGCTGGGCCGAGAGCGCCTTCACCTGCCGCTTGACCGGCTCCAGGCCCACCATCCGCTCCAGCTCCGCCAGGGCCTCGGCGAGAGCCGCCGGATCCGCCGGCCCGGCCGGCAGCCCCTCGGCCGCGCCCTGCGGCGGGACGGGCACCTTGCGC encodes:
- a CDS encoding hemolysin family protein — protein: MNALQLLFALLLVLANGFFVGAEFALVSVRRSQIEPLAAESKRARQVLHGLENLPRMMAAAQFGITICSLTLGAVAEPTVARLLEPVFHAVHVPQGLIHPLGYAFALSAVVFLHLVIGEMVPKNLAMAAPEKTALWFSPGLVAFARLCGPVTTALGACAKLVLKLFKVEPKDEVEAVYTSAQLGRLLKDSRQAGLLEPVEQERLEDALELGSRPVTDVLLGPDRLVTVGPEVTPRQIEQLTVRTGYSRFPVRAESGAFMGYLHVKDVLDLEDRERAVPQRVWRRMTTLSATLPLDDALSVMRRDATHLAQVADQGGRVLGLVAMEDVLEMLVGEVRDPSHRPAFARL